In Prunus dulcis chromosome 2, ALMONDv2, whole genome shotgun sequence, a single genomic region encodes these proteins:
- the LOC117618524 gene encoding kinesin-like protein KIN-10C isoform X1, which produces MASSLCDHPDRTKTLMRPNPSRKVRFVAKIRGFTGPEGELSSEVSWISVNKPKGEASESVTLSFREQEASRKESYEVDYCYDQYEDNNVIFSREVKPLIPGILDGCNATVIAFGARGSGKTCLIQGSSEKPGLAALAMADILSLTEKDGNSVTISSYEVYQDHVYDILDPERKVVLVQGDAQGKIRLKGLSQVPMKSISEFYKLCVTGCGSRKPAQKVATELPRRSHKGLIVHVSSPSENSDTLHVGKLNFVDLAGYEDTRKKSINGLNLVENSKIHKTMYAMLNVVHALSTTENHVPYRESKLTHLLQDSLGGASRVLMVTCLKPSFCPDSIYMVSLVSRSFQNNNGAVIDSTKKTKCLTRSAVLSSRKIHVPKTISVTAKKQTISRVPLSDKKINGSTASVLKGRKLFDETSQLTKSEKILMQVSAISDVASTTETSLDKEEMSISNVTKATEHLECENSLSDTLKPTEFTFMAEKDNLLSDAPKHAESTLMAEKDVSSNSGGHAKEVTPSVNSSSRNTLSLVEVHNMEKENKDSEVNEEESPPISARLQELSIHLKSLFSTTPLCTNMPEESNNLKSLCPATPLRINMPEGNDASSYNHLSTNIEEPKTPVINKGTKDNDRWEVGNFNSPWETLNTHNSEVKHSLVQDYLSFLNTASKEELKRLNGIGEKRATYILELRDESLKPFKNLDDLKEIGLSAKQIKGMMKKEVGGLFN; this is translated from the exons ATGGCGTCGTCTTTGTGCGACCACCCTGACCGCACCAAGACCCTTATGCGTCCGAACCCATCTCGGAAGGTACGATTTGTAGCGAAGATCAGGGGTTTTACGGGTCCGGAGGGGGAGCTATCAAGTGAGGTTTCTTGGATCTCTGTGAACAAGCCCAAGGGAGAGGCTTCTGAGAGTGTCACTCTCTCTTTCAGAGAACAGGAAGCAAG CCGTAAAGAATCTTATGAAGTGGACTACTGCTATGATCAATATGAAGACAATAATGTGATTTTTTCTCGAGAAGTAAAGCCTCTAATTCCTGGGATTCTTGATGGTTGTAATGCCACTGTGATTGCATTTGGAGCAAGAGGCAGTGGAAAGACTTGCTTAATTCAG GGTTCTAGTGAGAAACCGGGTTTGGCAGCACTAGCAATGGCTGATATTCTTTCACTGACTGAGAAAGATGGAAATTCAGTTACTATATCTTCCTATGAGGTTTATCAGGACCATGTATATGATATCTTGGACCCAGAACGCAAAGTAGTTTTGGTACAGGGTGATGCTCAAGGGAAAATTCGGCTTAAAGGACTTTCTCAG GTTCCCATGAAATCCATTTCAGAGTTCTACAAATTATGTGTTACTGGGTGTGGTTCCCGTAAACCAGCACAAAAGGTAGCAACTGAACTTCCACGCAGGAGCCACAAGGGCTTGATAGTGCATGTATCATCTCCCAGTGAAAACTCAGATACACTTCATGTGGGCAAGCTGAATTTTGTTGACTTGGcag GTTATGAGGATACCAGAAAGAAAAGTATCAACGGCCTTAATCTTGTTGAGAATAGTAAAATTCATAAGACAATGTATGCCATGTTAAATGTTGTTCACGCATTGAGTACCACAGAAAATCATGTGCCTTACAGGGAAAGCAAGCTCACACACTTATTGCAAGACTCCCTGGGTGGGGCAAGTAGAGTTTTGATGGTCACTTGTTTG AAACCATCATTCTGCCCAGATTCCATTTACATGGTAAGCTTGGTGTCTCGCTCTTTTCAAAACAACAATGGGGCTGTCATAGACTCCACAAAGAAAACTAAGTGTTTGACAAGATCGGCGGTGCTTTCATCACGTAAGATCCATGTACCCAAGACCATTTCTGTTACAGCAAAGAAACAAACCATTTCCAGAGTGCCTCTTTCTGACAAGAAGATCAATGGTAGTACGGCATCCGTATTGAAAGGAAG gaaGCTATTTGATGAAACAAGTCAGTTGACCAAATCGGAGAAG ATTTTAATGCAGGTAAGTGCAATCTCAGATGTGGCCTCAACCACAGAAACTTCTTTAGATAAAGAG GAAATGTCAATTTCAAATGTTACCAAAGCAACAGAACATCTAGAATGT GAGAATTCATTATCAGATACTTTGAAGCCCACAGAATTTACTTTTATGGCTGAAAAG GACAATTTATTATCAGATGCTCCAAAGCATGCAGAAAGTACTTTAATGGCAGAAAAG GATGTTTCTAGTAACAGTGGTGGTCATGCCAAGGAAGTTACTCCGAGTGTCAATAGCAGCAGCAGAAATACATTGTCTTTAGTTGAAG TCCATAAcatggaaaaggaaaacaaggaCTCAGAGGTCAATGAAGAAGAATCGCCACCAATAAGTGCAAGATTACAAGAATTATCGATTCATTTGAAATCACTCTTTTCTACAACTCCGTTGTGCACAAATATGCCAGAGGaatcaaataatttgaaatcaCTCTGTCCTGCAACTCCATTGCGCATAAATATGCCAGAGGGGAATGATGCTTCATCCTACAATCACCTCTCTACTAACATTGAAGAACCAAAAACTCCAGTTATCAATAAGGGTACGAAAGATAATGATAGATGGGAGGTTGGAAATTTCAACAGCCCTTGGGAAACACTTAATACGCACAATTCCGAAGTGAAG CATTCCCTTGTCCAAGACTATCTTAGCTTCTTAAATACAGCTAGCAA GGAAGAATTGAAAAGATTAAAT GGGATTGGTGAGAAAAGAGCAACCTACATACTTGAATTGCGTGATGAATCTCTTAAGCCCTTCAAGAAT CTTGATGATTTAAAAGAGATTGGACTTTCAGCGAAGCAG ATTAAAGGAATGATGAAGAAGGAAGTTGGAGGGCTTTTCAATTAG
- the LOC117618524 gene encoding kinesin-like protein KIN-10C isoform X3, with protein sequence MASSLCDHPDRTKTLMRPNPSRKVRFVAKIRGFTGPEGELSSEVSWISVNKPKGEASESVTLSFREQEASRKESYEVDYCYDQYEDNNVIFSREVKPLIPGILDGCNATVIAFGARGSGKTCLIQGSSEKPGLAALAMADILSLTEKDGNSVTISSYEVYQDHVYDILDPERKVVLVQGDAQGKIRLKGLSQVPMKSISEFYKLCVTGCGSRKPAQKVATELPRRSHKGLIVHVSSPSENSDTLHVGKLNFVDLAGYEDTRKKSINGLNLVENSKIHKTMYAMLNVVHALSTTENHVPYRESKLTHLLQDSLGGASRVLMVTCLKPSFCPDSIYMVSLVSRSFQNNNGAVIDSTKKTKCLTRSAVLSSRKIHVPKTISVTAKKQTISRVPLSDKKINGSTASVLKGRKLFDETSQLTKSEKILMQENSLSDTLKPTEFTFMAEKDNLLSDAPKHAESTLMAEKDVSSNSGGHAKEVTPSVNSSSRNTLSLVEVHNMEKENKDSEVNEEESPPISARLQELSIHLKSLFSTTPLCTNMPEESNNLKSLCPATPLRINMPEGNDASSYNHLSTNIEEPKTPVINKGTKDNDRWEVGNFNSPWETLNTHNSEVKHSLVQDYLSFLNTASKEELKRLNGIGEKRATYILELRDESLKPFKNLDDLKEIGLSAKQIKGMMKKEVGGLFN encoded by the exons ATGGCGTCGTCTTTGTGCGACCACCCTGACCGCACCAAGACCCTTATGCGTCCGAACCCATCTCGGAAGGTACGATTTGTAGCGAAGATCAGGGGTTTTACGGGTCCGGAGGGGGAGCTATCAAGTGAGGTTTCTTGGATCTCTGTGAACAAGCCCAAGGGAGAGGCTTCTGAGAGTGTCACTCTCTCTTTCAGAGAACAGGAAGCAAG CCGTAAAGAATCTTATGAAGTGGACTACTGCTATGATCAATATGAAGACAATAATGTGATTTTTTCTCGAGAAGTAAAGCCTCTAATTCCTGGGATTCTTGATGGTTGTAATGCCACTGTGATTGCATTTGGAGCAAGAGGCAGTGGAAAGACTTGCTTAATTCAG GGTTCTAGTGAGAAACCGGGTTTGGCAGCACTAGCAATGGCTGATATTCTTTCACTGACTGAGAAAGATGGAAATTCAGTTACTATATCTTCCTATGAGGTTTATCAGGACCATGTATATGATATCTTGGACCCAGAACGCAAAGTAGTTTTGGTACAGGGTGATGCTCAAGGGAAAATTCGGCTTAAAGGACTTTCTCAG GTTCCCATGAAATCCATTTCAGAGTTCTACAAATTATGTGTTACTGGGTGTGGTTCCCGTAAACCAGCACAAAAGGTAGCAACTGAACTTCCACGCAGGAGCCACAAGGGCTTGATAGTGCATGTATCATCTCCCAGTGAAAACTCAGATACACTTCATGTGGGCAAGCTGAATTTTGTTGACTTGGcag GTTATGAGGATACCAGAAAGAAAAGTATCAACGGCCTTAATCTTGTTGAGAATAGTAAAATTCATAAGACAATGTATGCCATGTTAAATGTTGTTCACGCATTGAGTACCACAGAAAATCATGTGCCTTACAGGGAAAGCAAGCTCACACACTTATTGCAAGACTCCCTGGGTGGGGCAAGTAGAGTTTTGATGGTCACTTGTTTG AAACCATCATTCTGCCCAGATTCCATTTACATGGTAAGCTTGGTGTCTCGCTCTTTTCAAAACAACAATGGGGCTGTCATAGACTCCACAAAGAAAACTAAGTGTTTGACAAGATCGGCGGTGCTTTCATCACGTAAGATCCATGTACCCAAGACCATTTCTGTTACAGCAAAGAAACAAACCATTTCCAGAGTGCCTCTTTCTGACAAGAAGATCAATGGTAGTACGGCATCCGTATTGAAAGGAAG gaaGCTATTTGATGAAACAAGTCAGTTGACCAAATCGGAGAAG ATTTTAATGCAG GAGAATTCATTATCAGATACTTTGAAGCCCACAGAATTTACTTTTATGGCTGAAAAG GACAATTTATTATCAGATGCTCCAAAGCATGCAGAAAGTACTTTAATGGCAGAAAAG GATGTTTCTAGTAACAGTGGTGGTCATGCCAAGGAAGTTACTCCGAGTGTCAATAGCAGCAGCAGAAATACATTGTCTTTAGTTGAAG TCCATAAcatggaaaaggaaaacaaggaCTCAGAGGTCAATGAAGAAGAATCGCCACCAATAAGTGCAAGATTACAAGAATTATCGATTCATTTGAAATCACTCTTTTCTACAACTCCGTTGTGCACAAATATGCCAGAGGaatcaaataatttgaaatcaCTCTGTCCTGCAACTCCATTGCGCATAAATATGCCAGAGGGGAATGATGCTTCATCCTACAATCACCTCTCTACTAACATTGAAGAACCAAAAACTCCAGTTATCAATAAGGGTACGAAAGATAATGATAGATGGGAGGTTGGAAATTTCAACAGCCCTTGGGAAACACTTAATACGCACAATTCCGAAGTGAAG CATTCCCTTGTCCAAGACTATCTTAGCTTCTTAAATACAGCTAGCAA GGAAGAATTGAAAAGATTAAAT GGGATTGGTGAGAAAAGAGCAACCTACATACTTGAATTGCGTGATGAATCTCTTAAGCCCTTCAAGAAT CTTGATGATTTAAAAGAGATTGGACTTTCAGCGAAGCAG ATTAAAGGAATGATGAAGAAGGAAGTTGGAGGGCTTTTCAATTAG
- the LOC117618524 gene encoding kinesin-like protein KIN-10C isoform X2 → MASSLCDHPDRTKTLMRPNPSRKVRFVAKIRGFTGPEGELSSEVSWISVNKPKGEASESVTLSFREQEASRKESYEVDYCYDQYEDNNVIFSREVKPLIPGILDGCNATVIAFGARGSGKTCLIQGSSEKPGLAALAMADILSLTEKDGNSVTISSYEVYQDHVYDILDPERKVVLVQGDAQGKIRLKGLSQVPMKSISEFYKLCVTGCGSRKPAQKVATELPRRSHKGLIVHVSSPSENSDTLHVGKLNFVDLAGYEDTRKKSINGLNLVENSKIHKTMYAMLNVVHALSTTENHVPYRESKLTHLLQDSLGGASRVLMVTCLKPSFCPDSIYMVSLVSRSFQNNNGAVIDSTKKTKCLTRSAVLSSRKIHVPKTISVTAKKQTISRVPLSDKKINGSTASVLKGRKLFDETSQLTKSEKVSAISDVASTTETSLDKEEMSISNVTKATEHLECENSLSDTLKPTEFTFMAEKDNLLSDAPKHAESTLMAEKDVSSNSGGHAKEVTPSVNSSSRNTLSLVEVHNMEKENKDSEVNEEESPPISARLQELSIHLKSLFSTTPLCTNMPEESNNLKSLCPATPLRINMPEGNDASSYNHLSTNIEEPKTPVINKGTKDNDRWEVGNFNSPWETLNTHNSEVKHSLVQDYLSFLNTASKEELKRLNGIGEKRATYILELRDESLKPFKNLDDLKEIGLSAKQIKGMMKKEVGGLFN, encoded by the exons ATGGCGTCGTCTTTGTGCGACCACCCTGACCGCACCAAGACCCTTATGCGTCCGAACCCATCTCGGAAGGTACGATTTGTAGCGAAGATCAGGGGTTTTACGGGTCCGGAGGGGGAGCTATCAAGTGAGGTTTCTTGGATCTCTGTGAACAAGCCCAAGGGAGAGGCTTCTGAGAGTGTCACTCTCTCTTTCAGAGAACAGGAAGCAAG CCGTAAAGAATCTTATGAAGTGGACTACTGCTATGATCAATATGAAGACAATAATGTGATTTTTTCTCGAGAAGTAAAGCCTCTAATTCCTGGGATTCTTGATGGTTGTAATGCCACTGTGATTGCATTTGGAGCAAGAGGCAGTGGAAAGACTTGCTTAATTCAG GGTTCTAGTGAGAAACCGGGTTTGGCAGCACTAGCAATGGCTGATATTCTTTCACTGACTGAGAAAGATGGAAATTCAGTTACTATATCTTCCTATGAGGTTTATCAGGACCATGTATATGATATCTTGGACCCAGAACGCAAAGTAGTTTTGGTACAGGGTGATGCTCAAGGGAAAATTCGGCTTAAAGGACTTTCTCAG GTTCCCATGAAATCCATTTCAGAGTTCTACAAATTATGTGTTACTGGGTGTGGTTCCCGTAAACCAGCACAAAAGGTAGCAACTGAACTTCCACGCAGGAGCCACAAGGGCTTGATAGTGCATGTATCATCTCCCAGTGAAAACTCAGATACACTTCATGTGGGCAAGCTGAATTTTGTTGACTTGGcag GTTATGAGGATACCAGAAAGAAAAGTATCAACGGCCTTAATCTTGTTGAGAATAGTAAAATTCATAAGACAATGTATGCCATGTTAAATGTTGTTCACGCATTGAGTACCACAGAAAATCATGTGCCTTACAGGGAAAGCAAGCTCACACACTTATTGCAAGACTCCCTGGGTGGGGCAAGTAGAGTTTTGATGGTCACTTGTTTG AAACCATCATTCTGCCCAGATTCCATTTACATGGTAAGCTTGGTGTCTCGCTCTTTTCAAAACAACAATGGGGCTGTCATAGACTCCACAAAGAAAACTAAGTGTTTGACAAGATCGGCGGTGCTTTCATCACGTAAGATCCATGTACCCAAGACCATTTCTGTTACAGCAAAGAAACAAACCATTTCCAGAGTGCCTCTTTCTGACAAGAAGATCAATGGTAGTACGGCATCCGTATTGAAAGGAAG gaaGCTATTTGATGAAACAAGTCAGTTGACCAAATCGGAGAAG GTAAGTGCAATCTCAGATGTGGCCTCAACCACAGAAACTTCTTTAGATAAAGAG GAAATGTCAATTTCAAATGTTACCAAAGCAACAGAACATCTAGAATGT GAGAATTCATTATCAGATACTTTGAAGCCCACAGAATTTACTTTTATGGCTGAAAAG GACAATTTATTATCAGATGCTCCAAAGCATGCAGAAAGTACTTTAATGGCAGAAAAG GATGTTTCTAGTAACAGTGGTGGTCATGCCAAGGAAGTTACTCCGAGTGTCAATAGCAGCAGCAGAAATACATTGTCTTTAGTTGAAG TCCATAAcatggaaaaggaaaacaaggaCTCAGAGGTCAATGAAGAAGAATCGCCACCAATAAGTGCAAGATTACAAGAATTATCGATTCATTTGAAATCACTCTTTTCTACAACTCCGTTGTGCACAAATATGCCAGAGGaatcaaataatttgaaatcaCTCTGTCCTGCAACTCCATTGCGCATAAATATGCCAGAGGGGAATGATGCTTCATCCTACAATCACCTCTCTACTAACATTGAAGAACCAAAAACTCCAGTTATCAATAAGGGTACGAAAGATAATGATAGATGGGAGGTTGGAAATTTCAACAGCCCTTGGGAAACACTTAATACGCACAATTCCGAAGTGAAG CATTCCCTTGTCCAAGACTATCTTAGCTTCTTAAATACAGCTAGCAA GGAAGAATTGAAAAGATTAAAT GGGATTGGTGAGAAAAGAGCAACCTACATACTTGAATTGCGTGATGAATCTCTTAAGCCCTTCAAGAAT CTTGATGATTTAAAAGAGATTGGACTTTCAGCGAAGCAG ATTAAAGGAATGATGAAGAAGGAAGTTGGAGGGCTTTTCAATTAG
- the LOC117618524 gene encoding kinesin-like protein KIN-10C isoform X4 — protein sequence MASSLCDHPDRTKTLMRPNPSRKVRFVAKIRGFTGPEGELSSEVSWISVNKPKGEASESVTLSFREQEASRKESYEVDYCYDQYEDNNVIFSREVKPLIPGILDGCNATVIAFGARGSGKTCLIQGSSEKPGLAALAMADILSLTEKDGNSVTISSYEVYQDHVYDILDPERKVVLVQGDAQGKIRLKGLSQVPMKSISEFYKLCVTGCGSRKPAQKVATELPRRSHKGLIVHVSSPSENSDTLHVGKLNFVDLAGYEDTRKKSINGLNLVENSKIHKTMYAMLNVVHALSTTENHVPYRESKLTHLLQDSLGGASRVLMVTCLKPSFCPDSIYMVSLVSRSFQNNNGAVIDSTKKTKCLTRSAVLSSRKIHVPKTISVTAKKQTISRVPLSDKKINGSTASVLKGRKLFDETSQLTKSEKENSLSDTLKPTEFTFMAEKDNLLSDAPKHAESTLMAEKDVSSNSGGHAKEVTPSVNSSSRNTLSLVEVHNMEKENKDSEVNEEESPPISARLQELSIHLKSLFSTTPLCTNMPEESNNLKSLCPATPLRINMPEGNDASSYNHLSTNIEEPKTPVINKGTKDNDRWEVGNFNSPWETLNTHNSEVKHSLVQDYLSFLNTASKEELKRLNGIGEKRATYILELRDESLKPFKNLDDLKEIGLSAKQIKGMMKKEVGGLFN from the exons ATGGCGTCGTCTTTGTGCGACCACCCTGACCGCACCAAGACCCTTATGCGTCCGAACCCATCTCGGAAGGTACGATTTGTAGCGAAGATCAGGGGTTTTACGGGTCCGGAGGGGGAGCTATCAAGTGAGGTTTCTTGGATCTCTGTGAACAAGCCCAAGGGAGAGGCTTCTGAGAGTGTCACTCTCTCTTTCAGAGAACAGGAAGCAAG CCGTAAAGAATCTTATGAAGTGGACTACTGCTATGATCAATATGAAGACAATAATGTGATTTTTTCTCGAGAAGTAAAGCCTCTAATTCCTGGGATTCTTGATGGTTGTAATGCCACTGTGATTGCATTTGGAGCAAGAGGCAGTGGAAAGACTTGCTTAATTCAG GGTTCTAGTGAGAAACCGGGTTTGGCAGCACTAGCAATGGCTGATATTCTTTCACTGACTGAGAAAGATGGAAATTCAGTTACTATATCTTCCTATGAGGTTTATCAGGACCATGTATATGATATCTTGGACCCAGAACGCAAAGTAGTTTTGGTACAGGGTGATGCTCAAGGGAAAATTCGGCTTAAAGGACTTTCTCAG GTTCCCATGAAATCCATTTCAGAGTTCTACAAATTATGTGTTACTGGGTGTGGTTCCCGTAAACCAGCACAAAAGGTAGCAACTGAACTTCCACGCAGGAGCCACAAGGGCTTGATAGTGCATGTATCATCTCCCAGTGAAAACTCAGATACACTTCATGTGGGCAAGCTGAATTTTGTTGACTTGGcag GTTATGAGGATACCAGAAAGAAAAGTATCAACGGCCTTAATCTTGTTGAGAATAGTAAAATTCATAAGACAATGTATGCCATGTTAAATGTTGTTCACGCATTGAGTACCACAGAAAATCATGTGCCTTACAGGGAAAGCAAGCTCACACACTTATTGCAAGACTCCCTGGGTGGGGCAAGTAGAGTTTTGATGGTCACTTGTTTG AAACCATCATTCTGCCCAGATTCCATTTACATGGTAAGCTTGGTGTCTCGCTCTTTTCAAAACAACAATGGGGCTGTCATAGACTCCACAAAGAAAACTAAGTGTTTGACAAGATCGGCGGTGCTTTCATCACGTAAGATCCATGTACCCAAGACCATTTCTGTTACAGCAAAGAAACAAACCATTTCCAGAGTGCCTCTTTCTGACAAGAAGATCAATGGTAGTACGGCATCCGTATTGAAAGGAAG gaaGCTATTTGATGAAACAAGTCAGTTGACCAAATCGGAGAAG GAGAATTCATTATCAGATACTTTGAAGCCCACAGAATTTACTTTTATGGCTGAAAAG GACAATTTATTATCAGATGCTCCAAAGCATGCAGAAAGTACTTTAATGGCAGAAAAG GATGTTTCTAGTAACAGTGGTGGTCATGCCAAGGAAGTTACTCCGAGTGTCAATAGCAGCAGCAGAAATACATTGTCTTTAGTTGAAG TCCATAAcatggaaaaggaaaacaaggaCTCAGAGGTCAATGAAGAAGAATCGCCACCAATAAGTGCAAGATTACAAGAATTATCGATTCATTTGAAATCACTCTTTTCTACAACTCCGTTGTGCACAAATATGCCAGAGGaatcaaataatttgaaatcaCTCTGTCCTGCAACTCCATTGCGCATAAATATGCCAGAGGGGAATGATGCTTCATCCTACAATCACCTCTCTACTAACATTGAAGAACCAAAAACTCCAGTTATCAATAAGGGTACGAAAGATAATGATAGATGGGAGGTTGGAAATTTCAACAGCCCTTGGGAAACACTTAATACGCACAATTCCGAAGTGAAG CATTCCCTTGTCCAAGACTATCTTAGCTTCTTAAATACAGCTAGCAA GGAAGAATTGAAAAGATTAAAT GGGATTGGTGAGAAAAGAGCAACCTACATACTTGAATTGCGTGATGAATCTCTTAAGCCCTTCAAGAAT CTTGATGATTTAAAAGAGATTGGACTTTCAGCGAAGCAG ATTAAAGGAATGATGAAGAAGGAAGTTGGAGGGCTTTTCAATTAG
- the LOC117620123 gene encoding uncharacterized protein At3g49055 produces the protein MESPPGTLPETQIDGPDPPNSTEISDHDLRTELESLRQSHQSLLSKAAAMEEDFSLVQKQRDEALAHNADLVKVIGEISGERDSLRDEIHGLEASLRESEDGFASKIDEELKTKEVLEHEVQVSRETVERLELERKERDEFLLKCLDALQSTKEGLIGIIDGVGDEKVENGVEQIEGTSEESQLDLEWRAVWEEIMAVTSLATSAAVKVNEYKELTNKEKKELEDSVVSLTEENRDISSLLRIALVEKEAVERRLKGNSEQKRVAILQIAERGLQRVGFGFMMGSGSNEQSLESSGDKLDATGSTTGSKSDSSECEEGVVSLASTVEKIMKNLRLEITRLRRSLEESRSDTERLQSLTEKQAQEIAENVQYIKELEDRERLLTQNVEELLIEIKESEAEVARWREACELEVEAGKNEIGEREKVIAILKQELEKTKAALDISNGKLKLKEELAATAMAAQAAAERSLQLADSRAAGLRLRIEELSRQVEEAESRERNNRRVRCICWPWRPLKVNPSAQNRVGAVRRLLPEMQALLNYNG, from the exons ATGGAAAGCCCTCCAGGAACACTCCCAGAAACCCAGATAGACGGCCCAGATCCGCCCAACTCCACAGAAATCTCCGATCATGATCTTCGGACTGAGCTCGAGTCCCTTCGCCAGTCGCACCAGAGCCTCCTATCAAAGGCGGCGGCGATGGAGGAAGACTTTAGCCTCGTCCAGAAGCAGAGAGACGAGGCCCTGGCTCACAACGCCGACCTAGTCAAAGTCATCGGAGAAATTTCCGGCGAAAGAGACTCTCTCCGAGACGAAATTCACGGGCTTGAAGCTTCTCTGAGAGAAAGTGAAGATGGGTTTGCGTCAAAAATCGACGAGGAGTTGAAAACGAAGGAGGTGCTTGAACATGAGGTTCAAGTTTCTAGGGAGACAGTTGAAAGATTGGAGCttgagaggaaagagagagatgagttttTGTTGAAGTGCTTGGATGCCCTCCAGTCGACCAAGGAGGGCCTAATTGGAATAATTGATGGTGTTGGTGATGAAAAGGTTGAGAATGGGGTTGAACAAATTGAGGGGACGAGTGAAGAATCACAACTAGACCTAGAATGGAGGGCAGTTTGGGAAGAGATTATGGCGGTTACGAGCCTCGCGACTTCAGCTGCAGTGAAGGTGAATGAGTACAAGGAATTGACgaacaaagagaagaaggAATTGGAGGATAGTGTGGTGAGTTTGACAGAGGAGAACAGGGACATCAGTAGCTTGCTTAGGATCGCTTTGGTGGAGAAGGAAGCTGTGGAGAGAAGGTTGAAAGGAAACAGCGAGCAGAAGAGGGTGGCCATTTTGCAGATTGCAGAGAGAGGTTTGCAGAgagttgggtttgggtttatGATGGGAAGTGGGAGCAATGAACAGTCACTTGAGAGTTCAGGGGATAAGTTGGATGCTACGGGGTCTACCACAGGAAGTAAATCAGATAGTAGTGAATGTGAAGAGGGGGTTGTCAGTCTG GCATCGACTGTAGAGAAGATAATGAAGAACCTACGGCTTGAAATCACTCGACTGAGAAGATCTCTGGAAGAATCTAG GTCAGACACTGAGCGCCTACAGAGTCTCACAGAAAAACAAGCTCAAGAAATTGCAGAAAACGTGCAGTACATCAAGGAGTTAGAGGATAGAGAGAGGCTGTTAACTCAAAAT GTTGAGGAACTCCTGATCGAAATAAAAGAAAGTGAAGCGGAGGTTGCTAGATGGAGAGAAGCTTGTGAGTTAGAAGTTGAAGCTGGGAAAAATGAGATTGGAGAACGCGAGAAAGTG ATCGCCATTCTGAAGCAAGAATTGGAGAAGACAAAGGCTGCTTTGGACATATCAAATGGCAAACTAAAGCTGAAAGAAGAACTCGCAGCAACGGCCATGGCGGCGCAGGCAGCAGCTGAGAGGTCCCTGCAGCTGGCTGACAGCAGGGCGGCAGGGCTGCGTCTGCGGATAGAGGAACTATCAAGACAAGTAGAAGAAGCAGAGAGCAGAGAGCGCAATAACAGAAGGGTGAGATGCATATGTTGGCCATGGCGACCCCTCAAAGTGAACCCTAGTGCACAAAACAGAGTTGGGGCTGTAAGACGATTGCTACCAGAAATGCAAGCCTTGCTTAATTATAATGGGTGA